The following are encoded in a window of Rissa tridactyla isolate bRisTri1 chromosome 3, bRisTri1.patW.cur.20221130, whole genome shotgun sequence genomic DNA:
- the FHL5 gene encoding four and a half LIM domains protein 5 gives MTSSNTDCHYCLQSLRGRKYALREENAYCVSCYDSLFANPCEECKQPIECDSKDLAYKGRHWHERCFKCTKCRRSLVEKPFAAKDELLLCTECYSDEYSSKCFHCQKTIMPGSRKMEFKGSSWHESCFVCQYCRQPLGTKPLITKDNENYCVPCFEKQFAHHCYSCKKVITSGGVTYHDQPWHKECFVCAGCKTQLSGQRFISKDEYPYCVDCFSKLYAKKCAACKKPITALGGPKFISFEERQWHGECFNCAKCSVSLVGQGFLTRQDDVLCHECGSAS, from the exons ATGACCAGCAGTAACACAGACTGCCACTACTGCCTGCAGTCTCTTCGTGGAAGGAAGTATGCATTAAGAGAAGAAAACGCTTATTGTGTTTCGTGTTATGACAGCCTGTTTGCCAACCCCTGTGAAGAGTGCAAGCAACCTATTGAGTGCGATTCCAAG GATCTGGCCTACAAAGGCCGCCACTGGCATGAGCGGTGCTTCAAGTGCACCAAATGCCGTCGCTCGCTGGTGGAGAAACCGTTTGCTGCCAAGGACGAGCTCCTGCTGTGTACTGAATGCTACTCTGATGAGTATTCATCTAAGTGTTTCCACTGCCAGAAGACCATTATGCCTG GCTCCCGTAAAATGGAATTTAAGGGAAGTTCCTGGCATGAATCCTGTTTCGTTTGCCAATATTGCCGGCAACCATTGGGAACAAAACCACTGATCACCAAAGACAATGAGAATTACTGTGTGCCCTGTTTTGAGAAGCAATTTGCTCACCATTGCTACTCTTGCAAAAAG GTAATAACTTCCGGGGGAGTGACCTACCATGATCAGCCTTGGCATAAAGAATGCTTTGTGTGTGCTGGGTGTAAAACCCAGCTGTCTGGACAAAGGTTTATTTCCAAAGATGAATATCCATACTGTGTAGACTGTTTCAGCAAATTGTATGCTAAGAAGTGTGCTGCTTGCAAGAAACCTATTACAG CTCTCGGAGGTCCCAAATTTATCTCATTTGAAGAGCGCCAGTGGCATGGGGAATGCTTTAACTGTGCAAAATGCTCTGTCTCGCTGGTGGGCCAAGGATTCCTCACTCGGCAGGATGATGTCCTTTGTCATGAATGTGGCTCTGCTTCGTAG